GTCGCGTGGAGCTGAAACTCCTGGGCGCCATAAGCGAGAAGGCCCTGGGCGGCCTTTCCGACGACGGTTCTACCATCTCAACCGCCTACGAGTCCATCGCAGACGCAAACGCCGCTGCCATAGACGAATTGGCCAACTCCGTGCAGGACCGCCTCTGCAGCGCCATCGCTGCGAAAGCCTGGTCAAACGGCGTGGATGTAGAGAAAGTGGTTGAAAAGGCCGCAGACTCCATCGACCCGGAGCATGCCACGGTCGCTGAGGCGATGAGTCGCATTCAGACCTCGGCCGGGGACCTGATCCTGCACAACGTGCTGGCGTCCCTGTCCGGCGGAGATGCCACGACGGCGCTGGCCGAAGAGGTTTCCCGTCGCTTCAAGGAGCGCATGCTGGGTGTGGTCACGGAACGCGTTTCCGCCGACCCGGACGCGATCGTCGAGGAGCTCTCCGCGGAATTTGGCCCGCAGCACGACGCGGTCGTCGCCGCGGCGCGCAAGACGCGGGTACACCTCATCACTCAGATCAAGGAGCGCGCGCTCTCCACGGTGGAAGATGCCCGTGCCACGGCGCGGGAGGCGCTGCTTGAGATCGAGGAAGACAACAAGCAGGTCGGTGAGGCCACTACGGCGCTGGTGCGTCGACTGACACAGAGTATTGCCGAAGAAGCCCTGAAGCAGCTTGGCGACGCGGATACCGCCGCCACATCGGCCCTCAAGATTGCACGCGAGAACGACGAGGTCATCGAGACCGCGGCGAATTCGGTATACGAGACGATGGCTCGCCACGTCGCTGAGGAAGCCCGCGAGCGCTGTGGGGATGCGGATCAGTTGGCTGATGCGGCCCGCGACTACATGGATCCGAAGGACGCGAGCATCTCTCGCGCCGTGAGCCTGGTGCAGACCCGGATCAGTGAAATGATCGGAAATCGCGCCCTTGCGGCCCTCGAGGAGGACGACCGCATGAAGAACCTGGCCCGCGAGGCTGCCCGCAAGGAAGAGGCCGTGGTCCAGAAGTCGGTCGATGAAATCCGCGAGGCGATCATGGACGACATCGTGCACCAGGTGGGTCAGAGCTTCCTCGACGCCGGCGAGACCGCACGCAAGGCCAAGGCCCGCATGGGCGAAGGCAACGCTGCCGTGATTGCCGCGAGTGAGGTCCTGAAAGAACTGGTGCTGGAAGAGCTGGCCAAGCAGGCCACCTTCACGCTGCTCGAACCCGAGAAGACGGGCGAAAAGGCCTTCCAGCGCATCGATACGGATGATCCGCGCTTCCAGCGCACGACGGACAACGTGCGCGAACGGCTGATCCGTACGATCGCCGAGCATTCCCTGAACTCCGTTTCGGATTCGGAGCAGGCCGCTGCCCGGGCCCGTCAGCACATCAGTGATGCGGATGCTGCGCTGGTCTCCGCCACGGCGGTACTTCGTGACCAGCTCATCAGTGAGATCGCTGAGCGCGGCACGGCCGAGCTCTCCGATACCCGAGCTGTAGCACGGCAAAGCCGCGGCCGCATCGAGCCGGAGAACGAAGCGATCGCCAACGCGAGCAACGCCCTCCGCGAACTGTTGCTTCAGGACATGGTCAGCATGACCAAGACTGCGCTTCAGGACGCCGAGCAGGCCGCTCAGGAAGCCATGCATCTCATGAGCCCGGGAGACCAGGTTGTGGAGCGCATGCGTGCCGTGTTCAAGGAGCGCGTACTCATCAACGTGCTGGGCGAAGCGATGCGGGAGATCGGACAGACGGTGTCCACGCCAAACCAGGAGGCCGCCATGTTCCAGCAGGCGCTGCATGCCATGACCTCCCGCGACTCAGCTCGCGCCGGTGCGTGGAACGGCAGTGGCTATACCGCCGCGCCCGCTCCCGCCGCTGTCTCCGCGGAGCCGCCGCGCATGTCGGTGAGCGTTCCAGACCAAACCTGGGAGTCCGCCGTCGCCGCCGACGAAGGACCAGACCACAGTGTCGCAATCACTCAGCAGGCCCCGGTAGCACAACAGGCACCGGTTGCCCACGCTCCTGCGATCGATCAGCCTTCCCAGGGTTGGGACTCGCCCGCCGTTCCAATGGACGAGGACGCCGACGTCCCGGCCATGGAAGATTGGGGTGCCGGCATCGAGCCCGCCACCACCGAAGGCTGGGTGCGCCTGAGCGAAATAGAAGATGAGGACCGGGTCGTTCCGCTGGATCCGCCCGAACCACTGGATGATGACCTCATCGTCACCGAGTTCGTGGACCATGAGCCGGCAGACAAGCCGACCAAAGGCATCAAGTTCGAGGTAACGGTTGCCGGCCAGCCGGCGACTGTGCCCGGGGACGGGGCACCCGCGGGGACCCCGACCCCAACGCCCGCCACGCCGAACGGGACCGCAGCAGGCCGCGAGGCAGAGCCTCAGCCAACCGCCCGCAAGGCGCAACCGGACTCGACTGCGTCTGCTCCGACGTCCCCCGAGACAGCCGCGACTGGCAAGCATGACGCCGTGGAGGCGCCGAGCGACTTCGACATGACGTGGGATGCCGACGACAACGCCCGCTGCTACATCTACGGCTACGTGCGAGCATCCGAAATCAAGGACGCGCCGCATGACCTCTCTGGCATGGCCGACGCCCCGGTGCGGTTCGTTACGCTGCGTGAAGTCCGCGCCATCGTCTCACGCGTTCCGACGGCCGACTTCGGTGAGAAGCAGCTCGAGAAGCACAGCAAGAACGCTGAATGGGTCAAAACGCATATTCGCAGCCACGCAGCCGTGCTTGACGCCTTCAAGGGGCAGTGCACGGTCATGCCTGTGCGATTCGGCACCGTCTTCGAGAGCGAAGCCGATGTGGCCGTGCAGATGAATACCGAGTACGATCACGTGATCGAAACACTCAATCGGCTGCAAGACAAGCAGGAATGGAGCCTGCGCATGACGCGCGACAGCGAGCGACTTTCGGCCAAAATCTCCTCATCCGAGCGCCATGTTGAGGACTCGCTGGACGCGATCTCGACCGGTGTGGCTCAGTTCATCAAGGATGAGTTGGACAAGGCGGACGAGTTGGTGGACGACGAGATTCTCTCGACTGTTACCGAGAACTGCATCCGCCGCACGCACGACGCGCTCATGCCATGGGCCGAGGACGGGGCGCAGAAGAGCCTGCTCACCGCGCCCGGGGTCGATATGGTCTTCAACGCAGCGTATCTGGTCTCCTCAGGTCAGCGCTCGGATTTCCAGGCAGAGTTCGAACGGCTTTGCAAGGAGATGGAGCCGCTGGGCATGACCCTTGAACTGACCGGCCCCTGGCCTGCCTACCACTTTGTGGATGCGGACCAGGACGGCTCGACCGCATTCGTGCCGGTCACGGAATAGCCGTCTCATCACGGCTTCTCGGGGGGCGCCCTTCGGACCTGGTGTCTGGAGGGCGCTCTTAATTTGGGTAAGTGCTGAACGGTACCCGGACATGGGGCGTTAGGGCGCTTCCTTCACGCCAACCCGCATCCGCCCTTGCAGTCTTCGTTCGAGCGCTTTCTCGCGTACCGCTACCTGACGGGAGCGGTGGGGCAGGACGGGAAACGGGGCTTTCTCCGGTTTGTCACTCTCGTGGCGGTCGGTGGTGTTGCCGTGGGTGTGGCCGCCCTCCTGATTGCGTTGGCGATAGTTCGGGGCTTCTCCGAACAGATTGAAGCCCGCATCGTGGGCTTTGGCGCACACGTGCAGTTGGAAAGCCTTCCCGACGCTCCGTTGGACGGCGCGCCTGGACTGATTGTCAACGCGCGGCAGGAGGAGGGTGTGCTTGCTGTGGACGAGGTGGTTCAGGAGTTTGTCCTCCTGCGTAGATCGTCGCAGGCCGTTGACGGTGCTTCCATCTGGGGCACCACCGCGATTCCTGCCTACGTTGCCGATCGGGTGGAGGGAAGTGCCCGGCTGGACACCCTGATAGACGGGCAGCCGGTCATGGTACTTGGCGCGGGGCTCGCGCGAAATCTCCAGGCTCAGGTCGGCCAGCGTGTGACGGCATTCAGCGTTCGGAATGCCGCGAGGCCGGATCGCGGCTCGGTGCGCATCGCCCAGTTTGTGATCGGGGGAATCTTCGAGACAGATCTGGCCGATTTCGACGATCTGTACGCGTTCGCGGCCATCGACGAAGCTCGGGATCTGGTGGCCTACCGTCCCGATCAGGTAACGCGGCTTGACATAAGGCTGGCGGACCCGGGACTGGCCGTGCAAAAGGCCGTCGAGCTGGAAAAGAGGTTCGCCTATCCCGTCATGGCGCGCTCCATTTACGAGGTCCACCGGAGCCTGTTTGCATGGGTCGAACTGCAGGAGGCCATCATTCCGCTGGTGATCGCCGTCATCATCCTGGTGGCGTCGTTCAACATTATCGGGACCCTGCTCATGATCATGCTCGAGAAGACGCGAGAAGTCGGCATCCTGCGCAGCCTCGGCGCATCGGCGGACCGCTTGCGACGCGCTTTTCTCATGCTGGGCGTGCTGATAGGTGCTACGGGCATGGTGCTCGGGGAGCTGCTCGCGCTCGGTTTGGCTCTGTTGCAGCAGGAGTTCTCGCTAATCCGTCTCCCGGCCGATGCCTATTTCATGAGCGTTGCACCGGTGGCGCTGAGTCCGTGGGATTTTCTGTGGGTTGCGATGGCCACCATCGTGCTGTGTGGTCTGTCCGCGTATCTTCCTGCCCGATTTGCGGCTCGAATTGATCCCATGCGGGCCATTCACTTCAAATAGCTGTCACCATGGCGCTTTCCGTCGGCGATAAAGCCCCCGACTTCTCTCTCTTCTCAGACGAAAAACAGGCGTTTACGCTTTCGGATGCCTGCAAGTCAGGGCCGGTGGTCCTCCTGTTCTTTCCGGCCGCGTTTACGGGCGTGTGCACGACGGAGCTGAACGAGGTGAACAACGAACTCGTGGCCTACGGTACCGATACCACGGTGGTCGGAATTTCCACGGACTCGCCGTTTACTCTGGCCGAGTTCCGGAGCGCGAATGCACTGAGCTTCAACCTGCTTTCGGACCACGAAGCGAACGTGTGTCGCCTTTACGGCTGCAAGTACGACCGCGATTTTACGCCCATGAAGCTGGATCGCATCTCCAAACGGTCGGCGTTTGTGGTCAAGCAGGACGGTACGGTGGCGTATGCTGAAGTGCTCGAAAATGCAGGCAACATGCCCGACCTCGCGGCCATCAAGGAGGCCGCCAACGGCTGAATGTCCGGTGTGGTCACGGTCCGGCTCTTCAGCGTACTGAAAGAGCGTGTCGGTAAGGCGGAGGTCGAGATCCCGGCGCATGAAGCGGAGGGGGTTGAGCAGGCTCTGAACTGGCTGGCTGGACGATTCGAGGCCGTCAGGGCCTATCGACCGTGGATCCGGGTGGCCGTGAATCGTTCGTACGTCTCGGAGAACGTGGCGCTGCATGCGGGCGATGAGGTCGCACTGATTACCCCGGTCAGCGGTGGCTGAGATCCGTCACGCCGACCGGTGGTTCCTGGTCACCGAGGAGACGCTGGATCCGGGGTCGGCCCACGGGTTTCTGCGAGATCCGGCGTGTGGAGGCGTGAATGTGTTTGTCGGTACGACCCGTGCCGTGACGGGGGACGTGCGCACGCTGGAACTGCGCTACGAGGCCTACGCGGAGATGGCGCTGGATGAGATGGCGCGGCTAGTCGAACTGGCCTCGGAGCAGTGGCCGGTCCGGAAGGCCGTGCTGATGCATCGAACCGGCGTGGTTCGCCCGACCGAAGCCAGTGTGGTGGTTGGCGTCTGCACGCCTCATCGAGATGAGGCGTTCGCTGCGTGTCGCTTCCTGATTGACGAGCTCAAGCTTCGCGTGCCCGTCTGGAAGAAAGAGCAGTACGCGGACGGGCGTACCGAGTGGGTGGAGCCGGGGAAAGAGGACTGATCCGGCAGCCTTTGCGTCAAAAGCGTCAGGGCGTGCTCAGGCGCTGAGCGCCTCCTGGATGCGTGCAACCGGGTCGCGCGCGGTGTCGGGCTCGAACGTCCGGCCCGTAATACGCTCATAAAGCTCCACGTAGCGGGAGGCCACCTCAATCCGGAACTCGTCCGGCAGATCGGGTAGTTGCTGCCCCTCAAGGCCCTGGAATCCGTTCTCCATTAGCCACTCCCGCACGAACTCCTTGGAGAGCTGGCGCTGCGGCTGGTCCCTGGACAGCAGGTCCAGATACGTGTCGTCGTAGAAGTAGCGGGACGAATCCGGTGTGTGGATCTCGTCGATCACTACAAACGATTCGTCCGGTAGACGGCCGAACTCGTACTTGGTATCTACGAGGATGAGGCCCCGCGCTGAGGCCA
This sequence is a window from Rhodothermales bacterium. Protein-coding genes within it:
- a CDS encoding GvpL/GvpF family gas vesicle protein — translated: MSSTSSQAGPDGAGKGTGGVKHMLEGQDNKKLAGAKEALKKKILKLVMQEAMEELGDPESVAGKSLDEIGIDQEDMQKLHDGVRKHLIQRAATEVTESDLDEIADAACQAALDNGAEIEEAAGRVELKLLGAISEKALGGLSDDGSTISTAYESIADANAAAIDELANSVQDRLCSAIAAKAWSNGVDVEKVVEKAADSIDPEHATVAEAMSRIQTSAGDLILHNVLASLSGGDATTALAEEVSRRFKERMLGVVTERVSADPDAIVEELSAEFGPQHDAVVAAARKTRVHLITQIKERALSTVEDARATAREALLEIEEDNKQVGEATTALVRRLTQSIAEEALKQLGDADTAATSALKIARENDEVIETAANSVYETMARHVAEEARERCGDADQLADAARDYMDPKDASISRAVSLVQTRISEMIGNRALAALEEDDRMKNLAREAARKEEAVVQKSVDEIREAIMDDIVHQVGQSFLDAGETARKAKARMGEGNAAVIAASEVLKELVLEELAKQATFTLLEPEKTGEKAFQRIDTDDPRFQRTTDNVRERLIRTIAEHSLNSVSDSEQAAARARQHISDADAALVSATAVLRDQLISEIAERGTAELSDTRAVARQSRGRIEPENEAIANASNALRELLLQDMVSMTKTALQDAEQAAQEAMHLMSPGDQVVERMRAVFKERVLINVLGEAMREIGQTVSTPNQEAAMFQQALHAMTSRDSARAGAWNGSGYTAAPAPAAVSAEPPRMSVSVPDQTWESAVAADEGPDHSVAITQQAPVAQQAPVAHAPAIDQPSQGWDSPAVPMDEDADVPAMEDWGAGIEPATTEGWVRLSEIEDEDRVVPLDPPEPLDDDLIVTEFVDHEPADKPTKGIKFEVTVAGQPATVPGDGAPAGTPTPTPATPNGTAAGREAEPQPTARKAQPDSTASAPTSPETAATGKHDAVEAPSDFDMTWDADDNARCYIYGYVRASEIKDAPHDLSGMADAPVRFVTLREVRAIVSRVPTADFGEKQLEKHSKNAEWVKTHIRSHAAVLDAFKGQCTVMPVRFGTVFESEADVAVQMNTEYDHVIETLNRLQDKQEWSLRMTRDSERLSAKISSSERHVEDSLDAISTGVAQFIKDELDKADELVDDEILSTVTENCIRRTHDALMPWAEDGAQKSLLTAPGVDMVFNAAYLVSSGQRSDFQAEFERLCKEMEPLGMTLELTGPWPAYHFVDADQDGSTAFVPVTE
- a CDS encoding ABC transporter permease; translated protein: MQSSFERFLAYRYLTGAVGQDGKRGFLRFVTLVAVGGVAVGVAALLIALAIVRGFSEQIEARIVGFGAHVQLESLPDAPLDGAPGLIVNARQEEGVLAVDEVVQEFVLLRRSSQAVDGASIWGTTAIPAYVADRVEGSARLDTLIDGQPVMVLGAGLARNLQAQVGQRVTAFSVRNAARPDRGSVRIAQFVIGGIFETDLADFDDLYAFAAIDEARDLVAYRPDQVTRLDIRLADPGLAVQKAVELEKRFAYPVMARSIYEVHRSLFAWVELQEAIIPLVIAVIILVASFNIIGTLLMIMLEKTREVGILRSLGASADRLRRAFLMLGVLIGATGMVLGELLALGLALLQQEFSLIRLPADAYFMSVAPVALSPWDFLWVAMATIVLCGLSAYLPARFAARIDPMRAIHFK
- a CDS encoding redoxin domain-containing protein; translation: MALSVGDKAPDFSLFSDEKQAFTLSDACKSGPVVLLFFPAAFTGVCTTELNEVNNELVAYGTDTTVVGISTDSPFTLAEFRSANALSFNLLSDHEANVCRLYGCKYDRDFTPMKLDRISKRSAFVVKQDGTVAYAEVLENAGNMPDLAAIKEAANG
- a CDS encoding MoaD/ThiS family protein, giving the protein MSGVVTVRLFSVLKERVGKAEVEIPAHEAEGVEQALNWLAGRFEAVRAYRPWIRVAVNRSYVSENVALHAGDEVALITPVSGG
- a CDS encoding molybdenum cofactor biosynthesis protein MoaE, which produces MAEIRHADRWFLVTEETLDPGSAHGFLRDPACGGVNVFVGTTRAVTGDVRTLELRYEAYAEMALDEMARLVELASEQWPVRKAVLMHRTGVVRPTEASVVVGVCTPHRDEAFAACRFLIDELKLRVPVWKKEQYADGRTEWVEPGKED